A single Candidatus Dependentiae bacterium DNA region contains:
- a CDS encoding PASTA domain-containing protein, with translation MSFKLQSFLWMLPFICFLSGYQLLRVFTHREIIETPAVVGLHVADAIKIFSRFNLNTRILTEKEDSDLPEGIIISQAPAAGQKVKAHQSIYLVATRHPAKPQAPRLEGLTLSQAQAAAKQSDVRLKTAFIESNALQNKCFAQNVRPGEELESKNILAYFSAGTTSIRILPDLKNRKVSEVLPFLKNYGIETVVAHANPSNADLEHTCTSCIVTEQRPLAGTLVDLKKPLKVHITVADPLQRD, from the coding sequence ATGTCTTTTAAATTACAGTCTTTTTTATGGATGTTGCCTTTTATCTGCTTTTTAAGCGGTTATCAGCTGTTGCGTGTTTTTACCCATAGAGAGATTATCGAAACGCCTGCGGTAGTAGGGTTGCATGTTGCTGATGCTATTAAAATCTTTTCTCGGTTTAATCTCAATACGCGCATATTAACAGAAAAAGAAGATAGTGATTTACCTGAAGGTATTATTATTAGCCAGGCGCCAGCAGCAGGCCAAAAGGTTAAAGCACATCAGTCTATTTATTTGGTAGCTACGCGCCATCCAGCAAAACCACAAGCTCCTCGTTTAGAAGGTCTTACATTATCACAAGCACAAGCAGCAGCAAAGCAGAGTGATGTACGTTTAAAAACAGCATTCATTGAGAGCAATGCCCTACAAAACAAATGTTTTGCTCAAAATGTCCGTCCTGGAGAAGAGTTAGAATCTAAAAATATATTAGCCTATTTTTCTGCAGGTACTACGTCAATAAGAATTCTGCCCGATTTAAAAAATAGAAAAGTAAGTGAAGTATTACCCTTTTTAAAAAATTACGGTATAGAAACCGTTGTTGCGCATGCTAATCCATCTAACGCTGACCTTGAGCATACGTGCACTTCTTGCATAGTAACTGAGCAGCGGCCCCTAGCGGGTACTCTTGTTGATCTTAAAAAGCCACTCAAGGTACATATCACTGTTGCCGACCCTTTGCAGAGAGATTAA